Within Phycodurus eques isolate BA_2022a chromosome 7, UOR_Pequ_1.1, whole genome shotgun sequence, the genomic segment gaaactaatttcggccgcttgtagctgggatcttgttctttcggtcacgacccacagctcgtgaccataggtgaggacaGGAACATAGATCggccagtaaattgagagcttcgcctttcggcttagctccttctttaccacaacggactaatacaaagtcagcatcactgcagacgccgcaccgatccgcctgtcgatctcccgttccattcttcccacactcatgaacaagaccccaagatacttgaactcctccacttggggcaggatctcatcctcgacctggagagtccacgccacccttttccgactgaggaccatggtctcagatttggaggtgctgattctcatcctagccgcttcacactcagctgcgaaatGCTCCAGTGAgcgttggagatcacggcttgatgaaggcaacagaaccacatcatctgcaaaaagcagagatgcaatactgaggccaccaaaccggacccactctacgcctcagctgtgccttgaaattctgtccataaaggttatgaacagaatcggtaacaaagggcagccttggcggagtccaaccctcaccgggaacgagtccgacttactgccggatatgcggaccaaactctgactccggtcgtacagggaccgaacagcccgtatcagggggttcggtaccccatagtcccgaagcaccctccacaggactccctgagggacacggtcgaacgccttctccaagtccacaaaactcatgtagactggttgggaaaACTCCCATggaccctcaaggaccctgccgagggtgtggagctggtccactgttcctcctcttaagaggactggtaccagagcccaagctgtgtgtggaggcgagtccggcTATAtccagtcggaacttctcgacctcacacaccaggtcgggctccttccctgccagagaggtttTCCACGCCCCTAGAGGCAGTTCCTGTAGCCGTGGATCGGATCggcaaggtccctgccttcggccaccgcccagctcgcactgcacccgaccctgatggcccctcccataggtggtgaggggacccacattacccttttgggctatgcccggccgggccccatgggtgtaggccagaccaccaggcgctcaccttcaagccccacctccaggcctggctccagaggggggccctggtgatcCGGGTCCGGGCAGGGGAAACCTAGaaccatttgtttctttcttcataggggattttggagccgtgctttgtctggtccctcacctaggacctgtttgccatgggtgacccaaCCAGGGGCGTgaaaccccagacaacttagctcctaggatctgtatttttgttgtcatttaaacATCAAGGTCAAATACAACTGATAATCTTGTTAAAGGTTTCCTAAGCATCGTAAGACTCCTCAAGGTGTTCATGTTGCAATGGTTTCAAGAGCAAGTTGTGACAGAAGGCAAGAGACACTTAACTCCAGAGGGACTTTTTAGCTTGTTATTGTGCGTGAGTGTACACCACAGGTGTAAGTCAAGGTCAAGCCGGAGGCACCAGACCTCGGTCACATCCCACATGGTTGACCCTCTGGAGACCTCCAAGGTGGTTGATACACTGACATCACTgcaaacacatactgtaaacatcctcttttttaattaaaccagGCCCCTAAGAGGCACATCAACTGATTGTTCATCAACACCCCCTTCTATGGAAAATAACAATAAGAGCAAATTAATCGTGACACGGGCCAATGCTCTGCTTAATCAGGTGTGtgcaagtatttattttgaccaCCTGTCAAAAGAGAAACTTTAATCCTCTTATCCGGATGCAGAAGTCTTTAAATTAATAAGACAGTCATGACAAATTGAAGGACAAATGCATGTAGATGTGACTGGATAATGTTCCAATTGATAGCTGACGGATGTGGAAGAAATTAAAGCATGTCGTTTTAAATGGGTCAACACTCATGCATTAAATTTAAGATGAATAATGCTATTGTATAACTTGTTCCTGCCTGTTCTTATGTGCATACGTAAGTATTGATTTTATACAGCGTTACACACTGTAATTTCAAAacgtactgtacatattttgttttataatgtttgtttttttagagtaGATGAAAAGACTAtttcaaaatgtactgtacatattttgttttataatgtttGGTTTTTTAGAGTAGATGAAAAGACTATCAATGGAAATTTTAATGATGGAAGTTAATAAACTAATACACCCAAAAGGAAATTACCCAAGCCTAACCACATTGTTTACAATGTGTAAAAACATAGTGATTTTGTGGCATTATGTAGCATTGTCAATGtagtcatgtactgtatgtctttcaTGTTTGGCTGTTTTTCCTGTTTTGCTCTTCTGATCAGCCACTTTGCCACTTGTGCTTGTCTGAGTAACAGAAAGTAGTAACCCTCCTTCTTCAGAACCAACCCCATTGATTTACCTTCAGAGCAGAGTCTTGGCACAATTCATAAAACACTTTGACAAATCCTGGCTGGGCGACAATGACCCCGGCAAAAATGGCTATCAGAGCGACATGTCAGGAGGATGCCAGTATCGAGTACTTCCAGGTCATCTCGAGAACAGACTTTCCTGAGAAGGTGTTGACGGTCATCAGTGACTGGCAGCGCGGAGAGATGGATGTTCTGCTAGAGGAAGCTCTAAAACCAGAAAAAGACTGCTGCAATGTGATGCAGTGAATCCTGGATCACGGCCAAATATCTTACCATCAAGAGGTACACTGGCTTCCTGTACACTGGCTTCCTGAACTCCTCAAAGAATTCTGGGAAGCAATATGTCATATGTTACGATACAGACAAAGTGGAGACATTGTCACCCAGTTGTGTCTTGAAAGATATTTAAGAGACAATAAAAGTTCGAGGTCACCTCCTAGAGTGTTTGGCTTTAAAAACTCCATATATTGTCAAGGAACTGACCATGGTTTTCCGCTGCTTTACTGGCAGGCTGTGAGCCTCTCTCTTCAGATGGTTGAAAGCGTACACTTTGACAAGAATGACAACCCTGTCGCAATATACAAGCTGTGATTGTATAATCATACTTCAATTGCTTTCCTGAcaccaaatgttttttatgaCTAAAAATTAAAGGTGGTAACATCATGGTAAAGAAAATTCTCTGcgttaaaatgttgaaaacaaacaaaaaaaactgaatacaataaaCTATAGTGTAAAACAGCTTGTTTCTCAAGATTTAACTGTAGGAAAACTTGGGAGGAAGAACAAATCTATTATTAAATTTTCACATTGCAGAACTTTTAAATTCAAAGGTGAAAATATAGATATGTAAGAAAAAAATCGTCCTACTTCTTTTGGTGCATCTCCCTCCTCCTACCCCCCCTCACAGGTCAGCTCTACACATATAAAAACCAGTGTGAGAATTGATTCACACGAATGGTCGTCGTCCCACGTCATCTTGTGGTTTACCTTCATGCTCAGACACCATGACACCCACACACAGGTGGGCAGAGCAGGGTTGGGCACTTTTACACCTCTTCCTAGTAGCAACTTTCTCCTGGGCCGAGCAGCCAATCTGCAGGCGCAGAGGAGATCTGGAGAAACCCCAGTTATTTAAGGATGGAGACATCATGTTGGGGGGAATCTTTTCCCTTCACAGCAGTTGGAAAGACCGACAGGATAGCTATGCACACAAGCCGCTACCACTGCAGTGCACCAGGTAAACTATCGAGCTCAGTTTAAACTTTGCATTCCTTAAAATGTTGCTTCATTCAACTGTCTGCACCCAGTTTAAATTTTAGGGGCTTCCAGTTTGCCCAGGCCATGGTCTTTGCCATTGAGGAGATCAATAACCGCACCGACCTGTTGCCTGGCCTCTCTCTGGGCTACAAAATCTATGACTCTTGTGGCTCCATTGCTAGAGGGGTGAGGGTCGCACTGGCTTTGGCCAATGGGGATGGAGACAGCCGTTTGGATGAGCGTTGTATCAGACCAGCCCAAGTGCAGGCCATTGTGGGAGAGACGTCTTCCTCTCCTTGCATGGCTATAGCAACTGTCATTGGACCTTTTCACATCCCGCTGGTGGGTAGGATTAGACCGAAATGCACTGTGCTTACTATCTGAAGTAAATATTGTCAATAATGTCTTTCTCTTTTCCTGCAGATAAGCCACTTTGCCACTTGTGCTTGTCTCAGTGATAAAGTCAAATACCCATCTTTCCTCAGGACAATACCCAGTGATTATTACCAGAGTCGAGCTCTTGCCCAGCTGGTCAAGCACTTTGGGTGGACCTGGGTGGGAGCTATCAGAACCAATGATGATTATGGCAATAATGGAATGGCCACGTTCACAGAGACTGCCCGACAGCTTGGTATCTGTCTGGAGTTTTCAGTATCTTTCTTTAGGATGGATCCaccagacaaaataaaaaagataatcGATGTTATTAAGGTTTCTACGTCCAAGGTGATTGTCACTTTCCTCTCGCACATGGACCTGGATGTATTAATTCATCAACTGTCATATCACAACCTGACCGGCTACCAGTGGGTCGGCACAGAGTCTTGGATCGTTGATTCCCAAACGGCAGCTATGGATCAGAAACATATCCTAGATGGAGCAATCGGGTTATCCATCCCCAAAGCACACGTCAGCGGCATGAGGGAGTTCATGTTGGACATAAAACGCCTGAATACATCTGGTGATGACACATTCAGGCTATTCTGGGAGACATTATTCAAGTGTCAGTTTGAGAGGGCAAAGTCATCAGGCGGTAATCAGAGGGGGTGCAGTGGTTTTGAAGACCTCAGCAGTGTTCAAAACACCTTCACTGATATGTCACTCATGCCCATCTTTCACAATGTCTATAAAGCTGTGTATGCTGTGGCCCATGCGCTTCATGGTATTCTTGGCTGTAACACAACATGTAAGACAAAAGTGCAGCTAGAGCCATTTACAGTAAGTACGAATAAatgcgtctttttttttttttcttttacatcacGCCATCAGCTAAATAACATCAATATGTATCTTGCCTTAGATTTTACACCACATGAAGAAGATTACATTCAAAACTAAAGGAGGAGATGAAGTTTACTTCAATGAGAATGGAGATCCAACAGCCAAGTATGAAATTATAAACTGGCAGCCAACAGTAAATGGGACAGTCAAATTTGTCACAGTTGGTCTCTATGACACGTCTGCGAACAAAAAGCTGAATTTGAATAATAGATCTATGATTTGGGCTGAGAACTCACAGAAGGTGAGTAGAGTATGAGTACCACAGTTGATTGTAAAACATGTTTATAAGTTTCCATAAATCTTTATCATGCAGGTCCCTGTGTCAGTTTGCAGTGAGAAATGTCACCCAGGGACACGGAAGGTTCTGCAGAAAGGAAAGCCGGTCTGCTGCTATGACTGTGTGAGGTGTGCAGAGGGCAAATTCAGTAACACCACAGGTATGATACATAAGAAGGTGTGGGCAAACGTTTGTTATCAAgggccacctttttttttttaaatggacagatAGGCCAAATCAATGTTTCTGAAACTTTATTGAGTCAAGGTACCCATTTCACataagaaaaatctcacaggacaccaccaaacaaaaatgtcacaaaaattatGAATACTGAAAGAATGATGATCTCAACTTgatttattcacaaatgtacttgCTCAGTTTGATATCTGgacctgtttaattgaacacaaagctgacatATTCACTGTGGGTCTTCTATATG encodes:
- the LOC133405321 gene encoding extracellular calcium-sensing receptor-like; the encoded protein is MLGGIFSLHSSWKDRQDSYAHKPLPLQCTSLNFRGFQFAQAMVFAIEEINNRTDLLPGLSLGYKIYDSCGSIARGVRVALALANGDGDSRLDERCIRPAQVQAIVGETSSSPCMAIATVIGPFHIPLISHFATCACLSDKVKYPSFLRTIPSDYYQSRALAQLVKHFGWTWVGAIRTNDDYGNNGMATFTETARQLGICLEFSVSFFRMDPPDKIKKIIDVIKVSTSKVIVTFLSHMDLDVLIHQLSYHNLTGYQWVGTESWIVDSQTAAMDQKHILDGAIGLSIPKAHVSGMREFMLDIKRLNTSGDDTFRLFWETLFKCQFERAKSSGGNQRGCSGFEDLSSVQNTFTDMSLMPIFHNVYKAVYAVAHALHGILGCNTTCKTKVQLEPFTILHHMKKITFKTKGGDEVYFNENGDPTAKYEIINWQPTVNGTVKFVTVGLYDTSANKKLNLNNRSMIWAENSQKVPVSVCSEKCHPGTRKVLQKGKPVCCYDCVRCAEGKFSNTTEFWSNQRRDACTTKEAEFLSYEGVMGSLLTTASLLGSCLTAAVAFVFFKNRSTPIVRANNSELSFLLLLSLSLCFLSSLTFIGRPTEWSCMLRHTAFGITFVLCISCVLGKTVVVLMAFRSTLPDSHVLKWFGPLQQRLSVLAFTLIQVVICVLWLIIAPPFPFKNFKEFKDKIILECAVGSALGFWAVLGYIGILALLCFILAFLARKLPDNFNEAKLITFSMLIFSAVWITFIPAYVSSPGKFGVAVEIFAILASSFGLLICIFIPKCYIILMQPEKNTKKSIRSKGTVKSS